Within the Hippoglossus hippoglossus isolate fHipHip1 chromosome 20, fHipHip1.pri, whole genome shotgun sequence genome, the region ctgagtgtatttgaagaacgactcatctacactgattgaacatgttattgatcatgtctggacttacagagccttcctgcagttcctcacagctgggatcagtccCCATCgaccctggtctgatgtgttgaacttcttcaggtccaactcatccagaacctcctctgacatctgcagcatgtagcccagagctgagcagtggatctcagagagttgctcctttgatttgttctctgacgtcaggaactgttgcatctgctgatgaactgagtggttgttcatctcagtcagacagtggaagatgttgatgcttctgtcaggagaaatgtcatcactctccatctccttcaggttgttgatgactctctggatgatctttggattgttccctgtccgacccagcaggcctcctaagactctctggttggactccagactgaggccgtgaaggaagcgaacaaacaggtccagatgaccatttgtactggtgagggatttctccatggttctattcaggaggtcatccagggagaaGGTACTGTCTGTGTCcccatatgttcccaagaagttgttgagttcttctgtgttcctcttggtgtaacagtggaacatgtagactgcagccagaaactcctgaatgctcagatgaacaaagcagtagactgatttctggaagatcacacactctcttctgaagatctcagtacaaactcctgagtacaccgaggcctctgtgacattaacaccacaccgctccaggtcttcttggtagaacatgatgtttccttcctccagatgtttaagtgccagcctccccagcttcaggagaacatccctgtcagcctccgtcagctgctgtggagtcttctcatgtccctcaccgtacttgttcttcctctttgtctgaaccagcaggaagtgtgagtacaggtcagtcagggtcttgggcagctctcctctctggtctgtggtcaacatgtgctccagaactgtagcactgatccagcagaagactgggatttgacacatgatgtggaggctcctggacgtcttgatgtgtgagatgattctgctgcacagctcttcatcactgaatctcctcctgaagtactcctccttctgggcgtcagtgaagcctcgtacttctgtgaccctgtcaacacatgcaggagggatctgattggccgccgcaggtctggaggttatccagacgagagccgagggaagcagattcccccggatgaggtttgtcagcagcacgttgactgatgacctctgtgtgacatcagacacaagctccctgtggttgaagtccagagaaagtctgctttcatccaggccgtcaaagatgaacaaaggtttacagacagcgagcgtctctgccgtgagcttctgtaacgttggatggaaaacacggagcagcgtgagaagactgtgctgctggtctttcaccaggttcagctccctgaacgaaagcacagtcagcagacccacatcttggttttctaaaccctctgcccagtccagagtgaacttctgcaccgagaaggtttttccaacgccagcgactccgttggtcaggacgactctgatgctgctctgctggtcaggtgaggctttaaagatgtcgtggcacttgatgggagtgtcgtggagcctcttcatcttggaagccgtctcaagctgcctcacctcatgttgagtattaacctcttcactctgtcgctctgtgatgtagagctcagtgtagatcctgttgaggagggttctacttcctgtttcatcagttccttcagtcacatgttcacatctcctcctcacactgagcttatgttcatctaaaacctcctgcagaccacgatctgctgaaagacaagaaacaatgtcagagacaaagaatgattgttttcatcagatacagaaaaactacagaaaataaaaggtttttaactttgtgcttttctaacgatgttaaatgttgatgctgtatgaaggaacaaattaaaaccacatgtgctgatgtcagaagtgaagacatcagcagacacatgtacagtgctgctctgaccggctgtctgagctccagctcctgttctggatctttgtccacactggggacaggaggagtctcctgaagaaccagactgggtgTGCTTTGTTCTGCACCTAGCTTGGCTAGGTGGCATCGTTGCCATCTGTGTCATGACCAGAGATTTGGGAGTGACCCTTAACCTTTTTCCAGTAAATAGTATTGTGCATATTATACCTTAAgtgtgacaccattaaatggtgtgcctttgggcattcaataaatttggtttcaggaaaaatattgattaatatTAGAAATATTAATACTAAattagttttcatatttattttaactgtttgctGGTGATAAATTTAAGAACACGACATTAGGCAACCATCTGTTTTGAAAATCTTGAAGATTTCACAGCAtcttttataacaataataataataactggaaataaaattaaagaacaaacaaaacaatagagattctgtaataataataatgaaatttCTAGGTCTGCAAAGCagcactgaacgggcccgagcacatgcattttgaagcctgttgcggttagtggagagagcgatcaatgaccaagcgcacgtctccgtgttgcatgcgttttgcgcactgcgccaaggataaacgcttcacttcctgtgtccgtcaCGTGATGttgatccttgcctgctaattgctcattacggtccatgctatcaattgcacatcacactgtgaacattttatgtaaattgaatgatagttgtaaaagaaagcttatttcctgttgccagtaggtggcgccatcagtattattacatacagactaatagatctgttcaagtaggggctctgatgtagtgTGGGAatttttgtgtcaattggacaatgttacaacaacttaattttcacttCAACTTCATTCTCAGAGCAATAGAAGAAGCAAGGCTGACATCTTCTTAAGAGATGATAGGAGAGCCAAATCAAATAGGATGGAGCAGTCACTCTTTTCACAGATAGGTAGCTCATTTCTTGTGGCTGAGAGTTTGCATCCCTAGTGGCGCTCTGCCCGGGAAAGATAGCTCACTTGGACtccattcattatttcattccctgcctcctctttcaCATCATAGCTACttctttcttcccccccccccccccccccccccccctttgcttTAATGAAATGCATATTTGTGTCGAGTGTTGATGGGGATCTTTAGGAATTTAGATTTGGAGACAAAATGTTTAATCACAAGCGTTTTTCATTTATGTAGAAGAGGCAAAATCAATTATTTCTATTAGACAATGCTGATTGGAAATGAATGGAAGTGGTAGCATTTGGAAACAAAGGCTCCGCGGAGGCTAAGATAAGTGTCAGTCTGCCACCCCTGAGGTATGATGTGTGGTTTGGCTTCATAAGCAGTTTGCAAACATTTGCCATTAAATCCGTGCAAACAAAGGGGAAGACATAATTTATTATAAAAGTGCATAAATGTCAGcacttgtaaaaacaaatcttgaAAAATTCAGGTTGAGGTTTCTTTCGCGTTGGTTAAACTATGATTATCATTTGAACTTAAACATCCATTTTGTCATCAGATGTCAAGGTTTTACTCAACTCAACTTTCAGGAACTTTCCCCGCACACTATTTAAAGCCAGACTTAACCAATGAGGCTCAAACTCTGCATGATATTCAGCCGGACGCTTCCTGAAGAGCACTCCGCTATCATATCCCACACATTCTTTCGCAAATCCCCTCagaaaattatttataaaaattaaCTTCTCTTGCAGAGGGCTCATTTAAAAGAAGAATTACACGACAGATAAAACACTTTATCGCCAGTGAAAGACTAGACAATGTACGTTGAGAAATTGGGAATATGGCAGAAACAATGAATATTAAGTGCCTAAGAATCTGAAGCTGCTGACTAAATTGAAACTGTATATCCTAAGGGGGCAAGGTTTCCAAATTGCTAATTACTGCCGCTGAAAGGAGGCTGTTTCTGATATGTTTGCTTGTGAAAGGCGGCCACTTAATGAAGCAGTGGCTCAATTTCAGAAGAACTTGTTCAATAACTATTTAACATGTATAACACAGTGTGTTCAGAATCTACATCCTTGTCGTGTTGCCCTGacagcacaaacaaaatagAAAGTCAGAACAGGATATGTTACATTCCGAAACCTGGCACTAACAtcacccacaatgcaactgCTGATAATCATCACTTGAGGAAATTCTTTTATCTGGAACATAGTGTTGCTCCCTCTTTAGCCACGGATggcttcattttgttttcacatacACTCTGTGAgagagttgttgttgttgtgtcaaaTCTGAGGAAAATCACTTTAAAACCAGGtgtgaaaaggtcaaagtacaGCTTGAATGTAGTTTTACTGTTGAAGCTGCTAAATAAAGGATCAGTGTTCACATGACTGAATTCTATTGTAACTTgctgaaagctgcagaaactCTTGAATCTATGTTTTCTTCATGATGATTATAGAACTGCCAAAACTTTTCATTTAACAGCAGGTAGAGCTGCGCCCTGACTCAGAAAGAGTTAGTTTCAAAGTCAGTTGACTCGGAGTTAAAGGAAACTCTGGGTTTTCAGTTCAGTTTACCTCTGAATCTGTTACTATGGCAACATGCTTGCTGACGCAGGTTTTGTTGAACTAAGCCTGAGTTTGTCTTGAGCTGAAGACTGAAGGTGTCAAACTGTGATGTTTTATCTTTCTGATCATTCTCAGTCCTCATATTTCTCATGTGACACATCATGAACGTGCTCTGAGCTCTTCCAACAAATTCTTCGTGTTGCACTTTTGCGAACGGAATTTTCTATATAACATCGGGCACGTTTCCATAGCAACCGTCTGTCGTGCTGTCAAAAATGTGAAACGTTTACTTCACAAGTCACAGACTCATCAAAGAAGAATTCCACAGGGTTGCAGGTGTCAGTCGAAgcaataattaattaatttagtttGAAGCTTTGAGACTTGAAGCGCAATTCGGgtaatttgatatatttgagGGTTTCCAGGTTTGGAGTGAAGTGTTTCCACAGCATTAATGTGCACATAGTCTGAAGCCTTCAGCCTGAGTGGATCCACAGCAACCGTGGAACTCACTGCAGGACGAGCCAGAGAGGATCATGGGATCCAGAACCTTCATGAACTCAGGGTCGAGCCAGAACTGTGTGATTCTCCACAACAGAGAAGAACCATCAACTCAACCAGTGGACCATCCTGATAACGAGCAGAGACAACATGTCACCATCATTTCTGACTGAGCATCAGCTCCACAGTGTCACACCACATGTCTTTCTTTCTATCAAGTACAAATGCAGAACAGAAGTTAATGTTTTATGTAGATCCTCCACCTGGGGCTCCTCCTCCTTTAACTGATGCTCCAGCTGTTTCTGTTCTTCAGCCTTATTGGtccatttctgtttctgtcaccTTGAACAGCTGTTTCACAGACGGACGGCTTCCTATACAGCCTTCCTGAGGACATTCCTGAGGACATTTCTGCTGTGGGCGGAGCCTCTTTGGAAACGCCAGGCAGTTTGCTCTGCggtttcacattcattttgtcGACCAATATAAAAACACCTCCTTCCTTCTCCAgcagaataaaagagagaaacatcaGAAGAGACGAGACGCGTGTGCatgaagcaggtgagtgtgcGTTTGTCCTTCTGTAGGGATCagggacattttgtctggtcctcacaCATTCAATGGACTGTTtcagggttaaggttagagttagtttaggttagagttagtTTTAAGGTTTAGActagttaaggttaggggcaGTCAAACGCATTATTTGTGTGCTCACAActagagagacaagtgtgtgttgAGCTTAATCTATCTTTAAATTATAGTTTAAAGATAGTTTTTgattgtttgatatttacagtttattattgattatgtTGAACATATTTCTCTGACTCAGAAACTGCAGCTGAGTTTCTGAGAagtgactgagagacagagagagagcgagagagagagagagagagggagggagagggaggggcagagggagacagagagagagggaggggcagAGGGATaagaagataagataagatttatttatttatttctgtatttctgtgtacaTATGTAAATGAGGTAAAAGGTCCTAACCTCAGTCTCGAGCAGGATTGGTCAACTGAGTGATCCAGACAGATGCAATCTAGGGctcccccactcactcgctcagagacacacgcagtgagatcagagctcgtggacgtgaagcagccgctcagtgactttgtagaagtgAAACACCGAGTTtctctgctctcagctgctcagtgatcagctgcttcaggatcagagcagaagctgcagctagTTTGTActgagctggagtttctgtgtcctcctccactcggcTCTCACTGGAACTAAtacacactcatcactagttatcaggacctgatcagcacaggAAGTCACTgagtgttggtttgattccacAGTTTATGAggtttaaacatcatgaaaatgactcgtcaacatgttcAGTTCAAcacgagacgctcacagtcaggacttgttacctaaatcatcccaataaataataaaaaatgaactctGAACTTTGAACTCGTTccttttaagtgtgaactggccCAACACTGCAAACAGCTACTGGACAGGAGAACTGTAGAACTGGATCATCACACTGCTGTGACCAATCCTGCATGAGACTGAGGTTAGGACCGCCTTTCTCATTAGCATAtacggacacagaaatacagaaataatcaACTTCAATATCAACTTGTTCGTTTCTTTAAAGTCAAACATCCTCTCTCTAACCCGACGTCTGACCTTTGTCTTCCAGCCTCACGTTGATCTGACTGACAAACTCCAGGAAAAATCATGACCACCGCTGACAAGCTGCTGGAGCAGATCTTCTCCTGGATCGACCAGAGGAGTCGCTGTGCGGACAAGCTGGTCAAACTGGCCGCGGAGCTCGAGTCCCTCAGGCAGAAATGCAATGGCGCTGAATGTGTGGGCAGCTCGGTGGCTGTGGTGGGGGCTGCGTGTGTGATCGGCGCCGGCGTCACCTTCCTCACCGGCGGAGCAGCTGCTCCATTTTTAGGTTTGTTGGGAGGAACATATTTAGGAGCAGGTACCGTCATCTCTGTGGCTACTAAACTCGTCGAGCTCTTCCTGTCCAGCAGCACCATGAAAGACGCAAAGAAAATCGAAGAGAAAAGCAACGAATTAGCAAAAGACATTCAGCGACTGTTCGAGGAACTAAAGTCGGAGAAGAAGGAGGCGAACAGATTCGCCGACCCGGACAATTTGGacagacacatcctgactgACATCATGAGAGCTGTGGCAAGACGAAGtggagtgaggatgaagatCAACTTCAGAATGATCGGCGACGAGCCGAATTGGTCTTTTGTTGGCGGACAACATTACACAAGGCTCAGTCCCGGCCTTTACCTCCCTATTCTGGTGATAGTCACTGGAGTTTTAACGTTTTTCACGCTCAAGTCAAGTGGGAAGAAATGTACCTTTCTATTTGCTAAAGGAGCTGAGAAGCTGATCAAGGAAATATCTGTGACTGGACTGAAAAGGAAGCACCATGGTGAGATCAACTTCCTGTACACACACTTTTCTTATTCGATTCttaattgaatgtttttatGAAGGATAATTTGATCATCTGATAATTAATCCTTTATTGATCTGTTTCGGTCAATCATCAGCTTGTGGGAGGAGCTATTGGAATGGCATTTGCGCTTCATGAGGCAATCGACAACTGGACAGATCAGATCAAGAACAACAACGTGACTGAAGCTAGCCAATCCCTGCGAGACACAGCCAAAGCGATCCAAAAGATCACGCAGGCCCTGAAGGATCAGTTTAAAGATATGAAGTAAGTGattctcagtgtttcctcaggtAAAGAGCTGCAGCGGGAGTCCGAAGGTCAACACATCCAAACCACTTCTACAATGTGACCTTCACTTCTCATCAATTTGAGCAATATTTTCCACGTTGTGCTGTTACATCAGGTTTTGTCGCAATTTAATAAGAAAAGCATCAGACGTTTAGCGCAGAACCTTCACTCAAAGCAGTTTGACCTTTTCTAATATTTACAACTGCAAACCAGGAACCACAGAGCAACACCTAAATGCAACCTGTTAGCagctaaagctgttttcagacataaactgaagacaggttcctgacatgttcctgacatgttctgcaggttctgtatgtctgaacaaatgtctgagtcagtgtctctggacattttcttgaaCCTTTCCTGCAGCTTCTTAGTAAAATGTCTGTCCAGAAGAGTCCAGAAACTCTACCAACTTCCCCTGGTATTAAAGCTGGACACCACAGCAACCAGGGAGAAAAAATCTTGTAGCAGCCAATTAACCAACTGTTAATGATGAATTTTTGCATCATCGCACCTTCACATCCTTCATAATTGATCTATTTTCATTGACACGATTAATTACTTATAATAATTCACTGACTTATTTGCTGTATATAACAATATATTCATTTATCATTCATTATGTAAAATTTGGCCTCACAGAGCTCAGTTATTTAATTTTTACTCAAGGTGCTGAAATGTGCATCTGTGGACTGCTTTGTGATTTAAAGGCAGTTTTGGCTGAGGTGTGTCCCTGAGGTACAGACTCTCAGGGTTCATGGGCCATAGGCTGATGAAGCAGAAGTACTATACCTTCAGTCGGAGGAGGGACCCCTGCCACCAATATAACCTTCtatcttttctttgtttcaacAACATAACGTTATATCGACAACCAAAGGAACCAATGAGATTTCAAGTGGGAGGCCGGACCTCAAAAGATGAACCAATCCCATAAACACAAGGAGATGCGTGGAGATACCGCGCCGCATAAAACAGGATATTCTCACTGATTTCTTCAGGCTGTCTGGACAGGCTCGGGTTTAGTTTGGTTCCTGTCTGATAGAACCGAAGATTTGGATGTAAGCTCTGAAACAGAAGTACTAGGCCGTAATGTTGGAGCAGCACCCAGCAGCCAATCAAACGTGGCCCTGCGACACCACCTGGTAGCTAAACTCGACACCTTGTAGCAACAAGCTTGTGACCAGTCAGATGACTCAAGTCCCTGCAGAGCAACGTCCTGGACACATCCAGCTCGTACAAGGGTTCTAAGATTATCAACTTGTCGACTATCAACACAACTAGTCTACACTGCATCGTTGTCAACTAGTCATTTATATGTGGGTTTAGCCCGGTGCAGTAATAAAGCACTGGTACCTACAGCAGATATGCAGCAGGGGGCACTGTTGTTAGACACACAGAGCCAGAAGGAAACATGGTCAAACAACCAGATTCAGATGCTCTACTAAACTAACCCAGAGTAGATAGAAACGTCAGCTGACCTAAAGTAATGCAACAGTTTGTATAACCATCTATAGCTACATACGCTTATGGCTAACGTGTGGACAAGGAAGGCAGACGACAATCAGAGACTTCTCTAAACATcttatctctctcacacaaattGACACGGGTTGGAAAAAACATGTCCCCTACGATTAATCGACTAGTTGACTACTTTGTAGGAATAGTTGACACCTACTAAAATGCAGTAATCAGGAATGCCCTCGCTCTTACTACCCACTGATGATGGACAACCAGTCATCTAAATTCGCCCTGCTTAAATAATCATTTAGACACTagaacagcaaacacacatttgaaaaatcCACTGGGAGTTTCAACGTCCCAACTATTTGAACCATTtcagtgtaaaatgtgtttgaagtCGTGCTAACTGGtccttctgctgttttattcaCAGGCGGATGCTCGAGAAGATGGAAGAAGAACAGCGCGAGCAGGAGGAAACTTTAGCCCAAGTTAAGCGCAGCATTGAAAACCCAAAGAGAAGCTCTGAAGACGAGAGACAATTATTAGCGTTTGCCATAAAAACATGCCAGAACGAAGTGGTGCGACGATGGCTGAGAGAGAATTCAGGGTTGGAGACTTTCTTCAAACTTGTGGATTTGTTTAattcaatgaaaaataaaatcatcaacAAGTCAAACAAGGACAAAGACGAAGAGATTGAAGTTTCGGTCGTATATTTAGATATTGAAGTGGACATCATCTTTCTGGCTCACGGATCGATCAGTCACCCCAAGATTCCAGCTTCCTGTCTGGTGCCTCAGTCCAACATCAAAGACGTGCTCCTGTATTCCCCCCAGAACTGTCTCCTCGCTGCTGATGCAGCGTACTGCATCGCTACAGGACTCATACAACCTCGGCACAGAAGGTTTCTCTGTGCCGAGGTAAAAATTgcacctctagacttttttgtttgtctcgtcatgatacacctgtgtatcgatttttgtgaagatcggtcaatgtgaacacGTTCCGGGGGGCCCGGGGGGCGccgttgagccattttgccacgcccatttaaaattactccagaatacgtacattttcaccactttcaaatTTTCTGCAAATTTTGGTaagaatttgagcatgttaaagccctcaaaaagacaattcatttgcctgaagaaaagaaaaaaaaaacctaaagtTTGTTTGTTCTACCTTTTCGATCCAGGAgactttattgtttgttatgaaaagacacatgtccctaatGATTTTTTGTACATGTCCGCCACTCGTGGTGCTGGGGCTgtcctttagggggcgctagtcagttattttgccacgcccattccttaaaaccatatgaatattttcgggggggggggggtgggtgttgatacacaaatgtagtttgagggagactgaagcatgaacactgaagttacagcaatttcgtgtgtcgCGGCGAGTTGTTGAACTttaacgccacgccactattatggcgtttgatgaaaagtcacagtaatcttatgccttcattatcaatgtcttgagacccatttgacacagtttgacatggttgcggccagtggatgaggaggaatacgtccaagtgtaagacgttcaaaaaacaagacatttcctgttgccaccagggggcgttgtgattttaagtcatgatttctgtgtagatgtcatcaggccgggactcttgtcttgtcttactcttgtctagtttggactcgattggaccatgtatgtctgagatacagaacctcgtgttttgatggcgtgtaatcaaactttgacgccacgccacggtcacaccatgtgacgaaaaatcgatctttgaggtagttttcatctccatcttgttgtgatgacaggCATCTCCAtgtgaagttgatctgatgaaagccctgggacaagtacatcaaagtaaaaatgtggaaaatgtggaaaatggccactaaagtcaaaatggcggccttcctgttgcttttttccaattgcaccttgaccttttttgtttgtctggtcatgatacacctgggctacgatttttgtgaagatcggtgaaagctaactgaggggcttttccttagatggcgctgttgagccattttgccacggccatttcaaattactccagaatacaattactttttggggttttgaattcccctaactttggtaacaatttgagcatgtctaggccctgaaaaagccccacaagggaaatacaaatccttcgaaatacaatagggcctcccaccggaggtgctcgggccctaataataatccttacaatttcagtagggcctcccactgtctcctactgttcggtgctcgggccctaataataaaaATAGCCTGAAACCACAACAGGCTCATGTTTGTTTACCCTAGCAGATGGGTTAGGCATTCCCTCCATTCAGATAGATTTCCATCCATCCTGATACAGGTTGTGCCAATCCCAACCATTTAAGATGGGTTGGGATAGATATTATGTCTTACCCGAGGAGCTCTGCTCTTAAATCTGCATTTTTGTTAACAACCAAGATGGCAGCAATGGATGAAGAATCAATGATGCTAGTACATTGTGTCAAAAAGAGAACctgcacatttttttatatgtCTGACCAATTATTTCCAGGGGCAATTTGATCTGGAAGTATTGATAACATATTTTGATGAAATCAAAAATTAAACTGAGTGGTTGCAAACATAATCTTCTAAAATGGTTTGATAGCACTTGACTTGAAAAATGTGTCTATCTTGTGCCAGATTAATATGAATTAAGTTTGTAAAGGTAGGGGATGGggatatacatttatttatattttgttttttcaacttGCTTGACATCTGGTTAAAAAGTTTGCAATATTTGGAGACCTTGGcagtaatcaatcaatcaaattttatttgtatagcccatatacacaaatcacaatttgtctcatagggcttttaacaaggtgtgacatcctctgctcttaaCTAGGAAAGTTCATAGAGATGCATGGGTCATGGAGATCTGAAGAGCTGATCATATTTGTTGCATTTATAGTTTTCTAAGATGATTAtactttattttcaataaaaagatAACATTGACTTTACATTGTATATCCAATTATCATATCAGTGAGTCTAAAAAGCTTAAGATTTCCCTCAAGTC harbors:
- the LOC117753637 gene encoding uncharacterized protein LOC117753637, whose translation is MTTADKLLEQIFSWIDQRSRCADKLVKLAAELESLRQKCNGAECVGSSVAVVGAACVIGAGVTFLTGGAAAPFLGLLGGTYLGAGTVISVATKLVELFLSSSTMKDAKKIEEKSNELAKDIQRLFEELKSEKKEANRFADPDNLDRHILTDIMRAVARRSGVRMKINFRMIGDEPNWSFVGGQHYTRLSPGLYLPILVIVTGVLTFFTLKSSGKKCTFLFAKGAEKLIKEISVTGLKRKHHACGRSYWNGICAS